GTTTCTGGAGGAGATCGGCTGTTTCTCGATCGTCGTGGAATGCGTGCCGGCCTCCCTGGCGCGGCGCATCAGCGAGCAGGTCAACATCCCGACGATCGGCATCGGCGCCGGCCCGGATTGCGACGGCCAGATCCTCGTCTTCCATGATCTGCTGGGCCTCTTCGAAGGCATACGCCCCAAGTTCGTCAAGAGGTACGCCGAACTGGGACAGCAGGCCGTGGAAGCCGTACGGCGCTACAGCGAAGACGTGCGCAGCGGGGCCTTCCCGGCTGCCGAGCATTGTTTCTCCGACGAGAATGCGCATCCCGAGAGCACGCTCTCGAACACGTCCGAGGCCGAGCCGACCCATTCGTCCCCTCCCGAACTTGATGAAGAGCACGGGTACCTGACATCCTGCGACAACGGCGAGCAGGGTTAGTCCAGTGGATTTGATCCGCACGCGCAGCGAACTGGAGCGGCTCGCGGCTCTGCGGGCTGGCGGCCCCGTGGTTCTGGTGCCCACCATGGGAGCTCTGCACGAAGGGCATCTGAGCCTGGTGCGCAGGGCCGGCGAACTCGGCCAGGTCGTCGTCTCCATATTCGTCAATCCGACCCAGTTCGTACCCGGCGAGGACTTCGCGCGGTATCCTCGCGACCTGGACATGGACCTGGCAGCCCTGGCCGACTACGCGACGGCAGCCGTTTTCGCGCCGTCGGTCGAGGAGATGTACCGTGCCCCCGACGGCGTGACCGTCCGCCCGGGCCCCCGGGCGGGGGTGCTCTGCGGTGCACAGCGCCCCGGCCACTTCCAGGGCGTGTTGACGGTCGTGGCCAAGCTCTTCAACCTCGTCGGTCCGGACATCGCCGTCTTCGGCCGCAAGGACGCCCAGCAATGTCTGGTGATCGACGAGATGGTCCACGATCTCGATTTTCCCGTCGCGCTGGTCGACGCGCCGACCCGGCGGGAGGAAGACGGACTCGCCATGTCGTCGCGGAACCGATATCTGAGCGCGCCGGAGCGGCGGCGGGCGACGTGCCTCTGGCACGGGCTCGAGGCGGTGCGTGGGCTCATCGCCGACGGGGAGCGGGATACCGGAGCGCTGGAGGAGCAACTGGCGCTGCACCTCGCCGACACGGATACCGTAGATTACGCGGAGATACGCGCGCTGCCGGACCTCTCGCATCACGAGCGCCTGGACGGCAAGGTGATCCTCGCCGTTGCGGCTCGTGTGGGTCCCGCGCGCCTGATCGACAACCTCGTACTGGACGTGGGGGCCGCCGGCGTCGTGGAATCGTCGCTGCTGCAGCCCCGGGCAAGCGTGCGGAAGGAGCGAAGTTGAAAGGGGGCGATTCGATCCTGCAGGCGGTGATCCTGGCCGCGGGCAAGGGCACGCGTATGAAGTCGGACCTGCCGAAGGTGTTGCACCGGATCGGCGGGAGCCCTCTGCTGGAGCACGTGCTTGCCGCCGTGCGCGGGGCGGCCGTCGACCGCATCGTCGTGGTGGTGGGGCACCAGGCCGCGCTGGTGAAGCGGACCTGCGGGGCGGACGATCTGGAATTCGTCCTGCAGGAGCCGCAGCAGGGGACCGGCCACGCGGTACAGGTCGCCGTGCCGGCCCTGCTCTCCGGCGGTCATACGGTCGTGCTGGCCGGAGACGTCCCCCTGCTGCGGGCCGGGACCATCCGCCGCCTGGTGGACGAGACGGTGACCGCGGGGGCGAGCGCCTCGGTCCTGACCTGCAGGGTCGCGGACGCGGGCGCCTACGGGCGCATCATCAGGGACGCAGACGGCAACCTGGCGCGCATCGTGGAGGCGCGCGACGCCACGGCGGCGGAACTGGCCGTCGGGGAGTACAACACCGGCGTCTTCTGCTACCGCACCGCGGACATGTGCGAGGCGCTGGCCCGGCTGTCCGCCGACAACGACCAGGGCGAGTACTATCTCACCGACACCATCGCGCACCTGGTGTCCGCCGGGAAACCGGTGCAGACGGTGGCCATCACCGACCCGGACGAGGTCGTGGGGATCAACACCGTCGCCGAGTTGAAGGCGGCGGACGACCTGTTGAGGGCGCGCTAGGGAGAACGCATGGACAGGCTATACACGCCATGGCGTCTGGATTACGTGAGGAGCGACAAGGAGGCGGGCGGCTGCATCTTCTGCAACTGCCTCCACGGCGGAGACGAGGAAAACTACATCCTGCACCGCTCCCGCCACTGGTTCCTGATCCTGAACAGGTACCCCTACAACAGCGGGCACGTGCTGCTGGTCACCAATCGCCACCTGGGCGCGTTGAGCGAATGCGTCGACGAGGAGGTCGTCGACCTGGCCGTTCTGATGCAGGCGGTCGAACGCGCCGTGCGCGAGGTCTACCGGCCTCACGGCATCAATTGCGGGTACAACGGGGGAGGCGCCGCCGGCGCGGGTATCCCCGCCCATTTCCATGTTCATCTGCTGCCGCGGTGGTCCGCCGACACCAATTTCATCTCCGTCGTCGGCGACACCCGCATCCTCCCCGAGACCCTGGATGACTCCTTCGCGGGGCTGCGGCCGGCGCTCACGAAGGCGCTGGAGGGAAAAGGACTCTGATGCGCACGCTCCGCCTGATCCTCCTGCTGGTCGTCCTGGCCTGCGCCATCTCGGTGGGTGTGTGGGCCACCCACGGCGGTCCGCGGCAGGCCGGCCCGCCAGACCATGCCGGTGTCCCGGCGGCCATGGCGTCGAGACCGGGCGGCGAGGTCGCGGACGTGCCGGGGGGAGTCGTCCACCTGGTGATCCTCAACGGCACCGCGGAGTCCGATCTAGCCGGCGATTTCAGCCTCCTGGCCGGTCGCGCCGGTTGCGTGGCCGACAGGATCGACAACGCCCCCCACGCCGGCTTCGCGAGGTCGCTGTTGATCAACAGGCGTCTCAGCGAAGAACGCGCCGCGTTTCTCGCCGCGCGCCTCGGCGACCCCGTCGTGCTGCGAGAGCACGATCCCCGTGCCACCGAGGATGCGGTGCTGGTGCTGGGAGCCGACCACGACCGCCTGCGCGGCGCCCTGCTGTCCTTCTGACGTGCATTAGCCCTTGGAATCGGCCAGGCAGTGGGGATATAGTGGACATCTGGTTCGCGCGCAGAGTCCAAGGAGAACCGAATGCGTAAATCGATGGGAACGGTGCTGTTGACGTTGTTTCTGGGGATGCTCATCGGCGCCATCCTGAGCCAGGTCATCGGGCTGTTCCTCGAGGAAGGCTCCGTGGCCGAGCAGCTCTTCGTGCGCTCGGTCAGTTTCGGGCCCGAATTGAACCACTGGGATCTGGTCGTCCTGGACATCACGTTCGGCTTCAAGCTGCACTTCAACTTCATGAGCGTGATCGGCGTCTTCGTGGCCTCGCAGATCCTGCGCTGGTACCGTTGAGCGACCGGCCCGTCAGGGAGAAGGAAAGATGACACCATTTCTTGCGTTCTTCGGCGGTCTGGGCTGGCCGGAACTGCTGGTGATCGGACTGGTCGTGCTGCTGGTCTTCGGACCCCGCCGCCTGCCCGAGATAGCGGAATCCTTCGGCGCTTCCATCAAGAAGTTCCGCAAGGCCACCCGGGACGTGCAGGACGAGGTGAAGCGGGAGATCGACGCGTCTGCCCGGGACGAAGACGAGAAGAAGGAATGAACCGGACCGCGCACGGAGGCGGACCTTGAACCTGTCGCAGCTCCTGGACCGCCTCAAGGCCGACGAGAGCTTCCTGCGCAACGTCACCCGCTGGGAGGTGCTGGCCCCGTTCCCCGCCCGCACCGAGCCTTATCCCGAGATGCTCCACCCCGACCTGGTCGCGACGTTGCAGCGGCGCGGCATCCCCGAATTGTACAGCCACCAGGCGGCCGCGGTGCGTCTGGCGGCCGCGCGCGAGCCTTTCGTCGTGGTCACGCCCACCGCCTCGGGCAAGACGCTCTGCTACAACCTGCCCGTGCTGGACGCCATGCTGCGCGATTTCCAGGCGCGCGCTCTCTACCTGTTCCCGACCAAGGCCCTGAGCCAGGACCAGATGCACGAGGTCCACGGCGTCATCACGGATCTCGGCGCCGACATCAAGACCTACACCTTCGACGGCGACACGCCCGAGCCCGCGCGCAGGGCCATCCGCAGCAGCGGCCACATCGTGGTCACCAACCCGGACATGCTGCACCAGGGCATCCTGCCCCACCATACCCTCTGGGTGAAGCTGTTCGAGAACCTGCGCTACGTGGTCGTGGACGAGGTGCATCACTACCGCGGCGTCTTCGGCAGCCACGTGGCGAACGTGCTGCGCCGGCTGCGGCGCATCGCCGCCTTCTACGGGTCCGATCCGCTTTTCATCGGCTGCTCCGCCACCATCGCCAACCCCGGCGAGCTGGCCGCGGGTCTGGCCGGGTGCGAGGTGACGGTTCTCGACGACAACGGCGCGCCGAGGGGCGAGAAGCACTTCATCTTCACGAATCCTCCCGTGGTCAACCGGGAGCTGGGGATCCGGCGCTCGGCGCTGAAGGAGACCCGCGCCCTGGCGGAACGCTTCCTGGGCACGGGCGCCCAGATGATCATCTTCGCCCGCTCGCGCATGCGCGTCGAATTGCTACTGACCTACCTGGAGCGGGCCGGTCGCCGCATCGGCATCAAGAGCGGGGAGGTGCGCGGCTACCGCGGCGGCTACCTGCCCACCGAGCGGCGCGCCATCGAGACCGGGCTGCGCGACGGCAGCGTGCGCGCGGTCGTGAGCACCAACGCGCTGGAGCTCGGTATCGACATCGGGCGACTCGACGTGTGCCTGATGACCGGTTACGCCGGCACCGTCGCCAGCACCTGGCAGCAGGCGGGCCGCGCCGGCCGCAGCCAGAACCTGAGCGTCGCGATCCTGGTCGCCACCAGCAATCCCCTGGATCAATACGTGATCAACAACCCCGACTGGTTCTTCGGGCGTCGGCCCGAGCACGCCAGCGTCGATCCGGACAACCTGATCATCCTGCTCAGCCACCTCAAGTGCGCCGCCTTCGAACTGCCATTCGACACCGGCGAGGAATACGGCGGCGCGGGCGTGACCGAAGCGCTGGACTATCTCGCGGCGCAGGGCGTGCTGCACCGCGACGCGGACACCTATCACTGGATGGCGGACACCTATCCCGCCGAGGACGTGAGCCTGCGCAGCGCGGCGCCGGATAACGTGGTCATCGTCGACGCCTCCGGACCGTCGGGGATGGTCGTGGGGGAGATGGACCTGTTCAGCGCCCAGGAGATGCTGCACGACGGGGCCATCTACATCCACGGCGGCCAGCAGTACCACGTGGACAAGCTGGACTGGGACCGCCACAAGGCCTACGTGAAGCCGGTGCGGGTGGACCACTACACCGACGCGCAACGCAAGACCGAGCTGAAGACCCTCGCCGACGAAGGCGGCGAGGACTACGCGCTCGGCCGCAAGGGGCTGGGCGAGATCGGCCTGGTGAGCAAGGTCACGGTCTACAAGAAGATCAAGCTGGGCACCCACGAGAACGTGGGCGCGGGCCGCGTGCATCTGCCGGAGATGGAGATGCACACCACGAGCTTCTGGTGGGAGCTGCCGAGCGAGCTGCACGAACGGATGGCCGACGCGAGGCTCGATCTCGGCGATGCCCTCAAGGGGCTCGCCCACCTGATCGGCTGCGTCGCGCCGGCGTTCGTGATGGCCGATCCGGCCGACGTGCACACGCTGCCCATGGTCAAGTCCCCGTTCACCGACCAGCCGACGCTCTACGTGTACGACGCCTATCCGGGCGGCGTGGGCTACGCCAAGCGCATCTTCCGGCAGTTCGACGAGATCGTCGCCGCGGCGAGCCACCACCTGGAGGCGTGCCCCTGCGAGCGGGGATGCCCCTCCTGCGTGGGCGCCCCGGTCGATTCGGGCCACACGGCCCTCGAGGGCGCGCGCTGGATCCTCGGGGCTTGCCGGGGACGGCCCTGATGGACCTGCGCGAGCGGCTGGCCAGGCTCGATCGGCGACAGGCCGGGGCGACACCGGCGCCGCACGAGGCGTCGCCAGCGGGCGATCCGCGGGACCTGGGCCTGACGCCGAGGACCGGCGCCGCGGGAACCGTCTGGATGTGCGCACACCAGGCGCAGGAGCCAGCGCCACCGGCGCGGCTCGGGACGCTGAACAGGGTCACGACGCACCGGGCTCCGGAAGAGCTCGCCGCGGAGGATCTGCTGTTCCTGGATACCGAGACCACGGGGCTGGCGGGGGGCACGGGCACCCTGCCCTTCCTGGTGGGCTTGGGCTGGTGGCGGCACGGTTTCTTCAGCGTCGAGCAGTACTTCTTGCCATCGCCGTCGGCGGAACGGGCCATGCTCGCCGAACTCGCCGGACTGGCCGCCGGCTTCAAGGTCGTGGTGACCTTCAACGGCCAGACCTTCGATCTGCCCCTGCTGAAAACGCGCGGCATCCTGGCCCGACGTCGCCGACTGCTGGACGACCTGGTCAGCTGGGACCTGCTGCCGGTGTCACGCCGTTTCTGGGGGCGGAGACTGCCGGACTGTCGCCAGCAGACCGTCGAGTCCCGGATCGCGGGCGTGCGCCGCGGCGCCGGCGACATCGACGCTTCCCTCATTCCCCAGGCCTATTTCTCCTTCGTGCGTCAGGGACGCAACGGGGCCCTGCGTGCGGTGATAGAGCACAACCGGCGC
The bacterium genome window above contains:
- the panC gene encoding pantoate--beta-alanine ligase — translated: MDLIRTRSELERLAALRAGGPVVLVPTMGALHEGHLSLVRRAGELGQVVVSIFVNPTQFVPGEDFARYPRDLDMDLAALADYATAAVFAPSVEEMYRAPDGVTVRPGPRAGVLCGAQRPGHFQGVLTVVAKLFNLVGPDIAVFGRKDAQQCLVIDEMVHDLDFPVALVDAPTRREEDGLAMSSRNRYLSAPERRRATCLWHGLEAVRGLIADGERDTGALEEQLALHLADTDTVDYAEIRALPDLSHHERLDGKVILAVAARVGPARLIDNLVLDVGAAGVVESSLLQPRASVRKERS
- a CDS encoding NTP transferase domain-containing protein; the encoded protein is MKGGDSILQAVILAAGKGTRMKSDLPKVLHRIGGSPLLEHVLAAVRGAAVDRIVVVVGHQAALVKRTCGADDLEFVLQEPQQGTGHAVQVAVPALLSGGHTVVLAGDVPLLRAGTIRRLVDETVTAGASASVLTCRVADAGAYGRIIRDADGNLARIVEARDATAAELAVGEYNTGVFCYRTADMCEALARLSADNDQGEYYLTDTIAHLVSAGKPVQTVAITDPDEVVGINTVAELKAADDLLRAR
- a CDS encoding HIT domain-containing protein, yielding MDRLYTPWRLDYVRSDKEAGGCIFCNCLHGGDEENYILHRSRHWFLILNRYPYNSGHVLLVTNRHLGALSECVDEEVVDLAVLMQAVERAVREVYRPHGINCGYNGGGAAGAGIPAHFHVHLLPRWSADTNFISVVGDTRILPETLDDSFAGLRPALTKALEGKGL
- a CDS encoding LytR C-terminal domain-containing protein, which produces MRTLRLILLLVVLACAISVGVWATHGGPRQAGPPDHAGVPAAMASRPGGEVADVPGGVVHLVILNGTAESDLAGDFSLLAGRAGCVADRIDNAPHAGFARSLLINRRLSEERAAFLAARLGDPVVLREHDPRATEDAVLVLGADHDRLRGALLSF
- a CDS encoding DUF4321 domain-containing protein, which codes for MRKSMGTVLLTLFLGMLIGAILSQVIGLFLEEGSVAEQLFVRSVSFGPELNHWDLVVLDITFGFKLHFNFMSVIGVFVASQILRWYR
- the tatA gene encoding twin-arginine translocase TatA/TatE family subunit: MTPFLAFFGGLGWPELLVIGLVVLLVFGPRRLPEIAESFGASIKKFRKATRDVQDEVKREIDASARDEDEKKE
- a CDS encoding DEAD/DEAH box helicase, encoding MNLSQLLDRLKADESFLRNVTRWEVLAPFPARTEPYPEMLHPDLVATLQRRGIPELYSHQAAAVRLAAAREPFVVVTPTASGKTLCYNLPVLDAMLRDFQARALYLFPTKALSQDQMHEVHGVITDLGADIKTYTFDGDTPEPARRAIRSSGHIVVTNPDMLHQGILPHHTLWVKLFENLRYVVVDEVHHYRGVFGSHVANVLRRLRRIAAFYGSDPLFIGCSATIANPGELAAGLAGCEVTVLDDNGAPRGEKHFIFTNPPVVNRELGIRRSALKETRALAERFLGTGAQMIIFARSRMRVELLLTYLERAGRRIGIKSGEVRGYRGGYLPTERRAIETGLRDGSVRAVVSTNALELGIDIGRLDVCLMTGYAGTVASTWQQAGRAGRSQNLSVAILVATSNPLDQYVINNPDWFFGRRPEHASVDPDNLIILLSHLKCAAFELPFDTGEEYGGAGVTEALDYLAAQGVLHRDADTYHWMADTYPAEDVSLRSAAPDNVVIVDASGPSGMVVGEMDLFSAQEMLHDGAIYIHGGQQYHVDKLDWDRHKAYVKPVRVDHYTDAQRKTELKTLADEGGEDYALGRKGLGEIGLVSKVTVYKKIKLGTHENVGAGRVHLPEMEMHTTSFWWELPSELHERMADARLDLGDALKGLAHLIGCVAPAFVMADPADVHTLPMVKSPFTDQPTLYVYDAYPGGVGYAKRIFRQFDEIVAAASHHLEACPCERGCPSCVGAPVDSGHTALEGARWILGACRGRP
- a CDS encoding ribonuclease H-like domain-containing protein, whose amino-acid sequence is MDLRERLARLDRRQAGATPAPHEASPAGDPRDLGLTPRTGAAGTVWMCAHQAQEPAPPARLGTLNRVTTHRAPEELAAEDLLFLDTETTGLAGGTGTLPFLVGLGWWRHGFFSVEQYFLPSPSAERAMLAELAGLAAGFKVVVTFNGQTFDLPLLKTRGILARRRRLLDDLVSWDLLPVSRRFWGRRLPDCRQQTVESRIAGVRRGAGDIDASLIPQAYFSFVRQGRNGALRAVIEHNRRDVAGMAAILCEALAQARLVEPRLPVPAVPWQDAWSLARLCETRGDRVHEGLWMAEAVARARLAMAPRPFFVDAVRIMKRTRDWSLVARLLERAGDAHGADPWLHHESAILCEHRLGDLRRALTHARALGDGHRIARLTRLIRERAETEG